One Glycine max cultivar Williams 82 chromosome 8, Glycine_max_v4.0, whole genome shotgun sequence genomic window, CATTTTCTTATCGGcaaacaattatttattaagtttcatgattttttttatttttattaaattataactaaGAAGGGACTATTCAAAAAAGTGCATTttgctcttatttttttttaataaaaatcttgGAATCAAATCCAATGGTATTTTTGTAGCTCAAAAGCATGACTTTAATCTTTGAGAAAATAAAGTATTAGTTAAGAGGGTACAACTACgtgaagaagaagataattcAACCCAAGTATGTGGATTTGGCTTGGTTAAAAGGTCAAGGATTTGCTTTTCCAAAACTTATTGAGTATCATGGGATGAAGAAGCTGGTGGAGATGAAAGGCACATACTACTCTGATTTGGTAAGGGTTTTTTACACTACTACTCATATTGATGGTGAATTTGGATTTTGTGTGTGGAGGTTAAGGGGAAGCAAATTGTGATGAAGCGGTATTTGATGTCAATGTGCTTAATCCTCTCATGATGGACTTGATCCTTGGCTAAGCAGATTGCACTTAGACTATCCCAAAAAATGATAGCCTTTTTATGTGGAAATCCAAGATTGCTAATCAAACCCTTCATCTAGATCCTTTCCTTTATAGCTTCTGCCAGAGCCATGTACTCTGCCTCTATACTAGATAAAGCCATTATGGGCTGAAGTGTTGCCTTCCAACTGGCAAAAGAGTTGTTAATCATGAATGCATACCTATTCTCAGATCTCCTTGCATCCAAATTTATAGCATAGTCAAAATTGAGTAACCTGCGAGCCCACATGACATGTCTCCATGATAGACGCCCAATATCAACTACACCCTTAAGGTACCTAAATATACGTTTCTCAACTTGTCGATGTTCCATCCCAGGATTACCCATATACCTACTTACAACACTGACTGCTTGTGCTAGGTCAGGTCTAGTACATACCATAGCATACATGAGACTACCTACGACACTAGCATAAGGAATATGAGACATGTACTCCTTCTCTGATTCTGATAAAGTAGTAGAGTTCAAATAGGCGTATGGACGTTGTTGGAGGAGTACATACTAGTTTTGCAAATTCCATCCCAAAATGATTTAGCATTTATGAATGTTTTCCTTTTAACATAGAAAAAGCTTCTTTCGGACTCGATCCCTCTTGAGCTCCATGCCTATAATCTTTTAAACAACTACCATGTtcttcatctcaaattcattaCTAAGTAATGACTTCAACTTCTAAATTGCTAACAAATTTTGAGATGCTATGAGCATGTTGTCCATAGAAAGCAACAGATAGATGTGGGAACCATCCTCCCACTTGCTATGATAAACGCATGAGTCATAAGGACTTCTGATGTACCCATGAGAGACAATGAACTCATCAAATCTCTTATACCACTGCATTCGTGATTGCTTCAGTCCATAAAAGGCCTTTTCAATCTACAAACAAAATTTTGCTTTCCTTCCACTTGAAAATGTTTAAGTTGTTGCATCAGAATGTCTTCCTCCACTCTTCCATGGACAGAGACAGTTTTGACATCGAGTTGCTCCATCTTCATGTCCAGATTTACCACGAGGGCCAGCAGAACATGTGTGGAGGTGTGTCGAACTACTGGAGAGAATATCTAGTTGTAATCCATTGATTACTTCTTACTATAGCCTTTAGCTACCACATGTGCTTTATAATGAGCGACTTTTTTAGTGGACGATCCAGATTTCTTCTTGAAGATTAACTTGTACCGCACTACTCATTTTCCTTCAGGTGGCTCAACTAAAGTCAAGTTCTTTTGAAGGGATTTCATCTCTTCATTCATAGCCATTGTTGACTCCTCGGCTCCAAAACATGAAATTTCTTCTTGATAAGTGGACTATTCGAGTGAATCGATGTCTTTTGCTACTTGTAGTGCATAATACACTATATCAAAGCCATATCTTTTATGAgttttgattttcctttttgactTTCTAGGTGTTGTGGTTTTGGGTTGCTTTGGATGGTTTCAACCTGTCTAGTCAATCCCCTCAATTGGTGTTTTATTCTAATGTTGAGGGTGCATTTGAAGATTCTGATCAGTCTCATCAGGTGCTTCAAACTGCATCTAATCATTAATGTTTCTAATTGTGAAACTCTCAAACTCTACCTACTTAGTGACATCCTTAGTGTTGCCCAAATTTTCCCAGATTTAGAATGCAACCTTTATAGTTTGTGCAGCCTTTGGGAACTTCGTCCAATGTTGCTTCCCATAAACACAGTGCTCACAAAACTGAAGATGTTCCACCTTGTGATGTCCATGTAAGTCTTGCTTGGTCAAAATATCCAAACATTTTTCACTCATATGGTCCAAACACAGATGCCACAGAAAATTATCAGACAAGTCAGATTGTGAAACAACATAAACAAAGCCTATCATTATGGACCCTTAAAGGATGTTCAAATTTCCTTTCCTGATTCCCTGCATTACCACAAACTTCCCTTTCTCTCTTATTTGCATAACTCCACCTTCAACCCAACaagaaaaacttttaaaatccaTGACACTCAAAGATATAAGATTTTTCTTAAGCTCTAGAATGTGATGAACTCTAGTTAAGGTTCTAAAAACACCATGCATTCTGATTTGTACgtaacatataataaaaaacttACAAGGAGTATCTTACCCATGAAGACATTACCATTAGACTTCTTCTCATATGTCACAAACCAATGTTTATGTGGACACATATGAAAAGAACAACCTGTGTCAATTACCCATTGTTCAAAGTGTTGTTGTAGTTGTTCACCAACAACCAAAACCAAATCGCTTTTCGATGAGTCATTCTGAACAAGAGTAGTAACTAAATctttctttgcttttttttctCGAAAGTCTCGCTTCCAATGATCCGGTTCTTTGCAGTAATTTCAGAAGTCCTTGGGACCAACTTTTCTATTCTAGCCACTTTTCcttatcttctttttcttctatccTTTAGTAGAATCAATCATCGATAATTTGAACACTGAGGCTTCATCACCATTCACAAATGGCTTTAGTCAAAGCTCTCTAGAATAGTGACTGGACATGACTTCTTCAAGCGTAATAGAGTCCTTGCCTACAATAAGAGAACTCAAAAGATTCTCATTGGAGGGAGGGAGAGAGGCTAGCAAAGTCACTGTCAGATCTTCGTCTTCCATCTCGACATCAATGTCACGTAGCTCAGGGAGGGAGGGActgttttataattgttttcaaagtatttatatcctttatatattttttatattttatttttctttagctTTAGCTGCtatcataatattatatttgtattacATTTGTCTTGCTTATATGAAAAATGCATATGTTGCTAAGTATGAAAGAGATTACATGTTCGAACCCCATTTGTCTAAGGATCTATTTGGGTAAACTCATTCAAAAAGacatctaaaaaatatataaaaaatgagataaacTTTTTATTAGCTTATGAAAATGTTAATTTGTAGAAACTCTTGTATAATTTCTCCAAAGGATGAGAAAAtttctacaaattaatttatgcattaGTTAATTTGAGCTTACggaaaaattcatttcatttttttttcttctcatttttctcTCCTAAAAGTCCTTCTAGATAAGCTTACTAGACAGACCCTGAAGTCTTTTCAAAGACtcctttgtattttcatttgtatCTACTATTTACTTATTAGGCTATTGTATGTAAGTAAGAAAGTATACGGAGTTCAACACTAACAGAGAGTGAGGCACAGAGTAATAATATTGAGCGGAAAAAAAAGCTAAGAGGTTGACACATGCCCCAATTAAGACATTGATTTTATATATGGTAATAGCCTAAATATTTTAtaagcttttcaaagatgtgtTTGGTACTATTACAGAGAAGCCTAAAAGTTGGACCAAACACTAACAGTCGGTGCCTATTGTAGTATGCTACTTCTGCTAAATTTTACATAGACATTAGTGTATAATTATTCACAAAATGCATGTAATATTGTAATCCTATTCAGTTCTCAACAGTTTAACCATAAGCATTAACTTATCAAAAGTTCCTGAATCATATTCCTTGCCTCAGCCAGGGTGCGTGGGTAAGAGACTTCTTTGGTCCATATATTCTGCATGTTTTGCACATTCACCATTTCTGTAAGGTATTCCTTTTCCAACTCTCTTATTTCCTCAGCATCCATCCCACTAGCAACTACATTCTGCTCAGATCAGGTTAAAAGCCTTATTTAGACAAATATTTAAGagtcaaagaaaatgaaataagatgAAGCGAGATGGAAATTGTATGATTAACCCATAAACAAGGGGATCAAGCAGTGAGCAACAAATCACAAAAAGTCATACTAAATAAATCACATCACCGAACTTAATATTACTTTCTTATTAACAAATGGagatttttcttctattttgcttGTGAAGAATGTAGTTTTAATAACAATACCAGTCTCAATTTTGTATTTCTATACTCCAAAATCTTCATGATAAACTAATTATTTCTGACTACTTCAGATCCATTTATGTTAACTCACCCATATTCCACCCACGCAGGCATTGAATATTATCAACTTGAGGAGGTTTTCATCGGAACTGCAAAGAGCATTACCAGAAGTAACAGAAACAAGAAGATCTTGGTAAGGAGAATCAATATATAATCCATTGTTTTTCACAGTAATTCTATGgtgatttttcaaaattctccCTAGATGAGAACATGTGGCGAAATCTTCATGTAATCTCAACAAAGTTGCTGCCCTTTCAGCACTAGCCCAACAACAACATGATGATGACCCATCTTCTGCATGAACCATGAAATGTCGGGgaaaatagtattaaataaaaatggtcACAGAGAAGCAAGCATATAGTGGAGATCCAAAGCATGAGAAAACGTGGAGATAGTGAGCCTGCTTGGTAGGTTCTGCACATCAAGGAACACATAAAAAGAGCTAGTTTTTTTATGGCAAAACAGATTGTCCTAGGTCAAGTATTGCCTATTTATGATTGAAGAAAGCACATGCTAACCATCGTTAATATATTAGAATCCTCACAACCGGCCTTGGTTAAAATATTGTGCAATTCAATAGTCTACATGAAGTCTCATTCCTATAAAATACAAGGCAGCTTATTGACACCAGGAAGAATTTGACAAAATGCACAATTGATTACAAATAAGAATGCATCCAAGTGATTAGTGATTTAGTCATTATTACTCATAATTAGATTGATCCTATGTAATCAATATTGATCCTATTTACTCATTATAAATAAAGGTTGTGTGGTCATACACAACATTATAGACAAACATGGTCATATGGTATCAGAACTTAGGTTATAACAAAAGCCATTCTCCACCGAGAACCTAC contains:
- the LOC121175227 gene encoding secreted RxLR effector protein 161-like → MSHIPYASVVGSLMYAMVCTRPDLAQAVSVVSRYMGNPGMEHRQVEKRIFRYLKGVVDIGRLSWRHVMWARRLLNFDYAINLDARRSENRYAFMINNSFASWKATLQPIMALSSIEAEYMALAEAIKERI